In Bacillus cereus ATCC 14579, a single window of DNA contains:
- a CDS encoding alanine/glycine:cation symporter family protein, which translates to MENLVEWLVGQVWSIGLVVFALGAGVYFTIATRFLQIRYFKEMIKLLFEGKSSETGISSFQAFCLALSGRVGIGNIAGVATAIAFGGPGAVFWMWVMALLGAASAFVESTLSQVYKSKVGNEYRGGTPYFIERGLKMKWFAVIVAVVVTLSYGVLLPGIQSSSIAVGFENSNGISKYITGIFLVVLLAAIIFGGVKRIAGVSQMLVPFMAIGYVIVTCIILIANVTEIPSMFALIFSSAFGVNEMFGGIVGAAIAWGVKRAVFSNVAGVGEATYSSAAAEVSHPAKQGLVQAFSVYIDTIVVCTATALMILITGMYNVIPEGKTAIVQNIGNVEAGPIYTQQAVETVITGFGPIFISIAIFFFAFTTLLAYYYIAETTLTYLDRQLKYGWLKPVLKFGFLIMVYIGSVESASLLWNLGDLGIGSMAWLNLIAILLLSKIALKVLKDYERQKKEGKDPVFNPKNVGIEGLTFWEERSKEVERKSSREKVIVDDNLKL; encoded by the coding sequence ATGGAGAATTTAGTAGAATGGTTAGTAGGGCAAGTGTGGAGTATCGGTTTAGTTGTTTTTGCATTAGGGGCAGGCGTATATTTCACGATTGCAACACGCTTTTTGCAAATTCGTTATTTTAAAGAGATGATTAAACTATTATTTGAAGGAAAGAGTTCAGAGACGGGAATATCATCTTTTCAGGCATTTTGTTTAGCCTTATCGGGAAGAGTGGGAATTGGTAATATTGCAGGGGTAGCGACAGCAATTGCTTTCGGCGGGCCTGGAGCTGTATTTTGGATGTGGGTAATGGCTTTGTTAGGGGCAGCGAGCGCGTTTGTAGAATCAACATTATCTCAAGTATACAAAAGTAAAGTAGGGAATGAATATCGCGGCGGTACTCCATATTTCATTGAGAGAGGTTTAAAAATGAAATGGTTTGCAGTCATTGTAGCGGTAGTTGTAACACTTTCATATGGCGTGTTATTACCAGGTATTCAATCTAGTAGTATCGCAGTTGGATTCGAAAATTCTAATGGTATTAGCAAATATATAACTGGTATATTTTTAGTCGTGTTACTAGCAGCAATTATTTTTGGTGGTGTAAAGAGAATTGCCGGTGTTTCTCAAATGCTTGTGCCATTTATGGCAATTGGTTATGTAATTGTTACATGTATCATATTAATTGCGAATGTAACGGAGATTCCAAGTATGTTTGCTTTAATTTTCTCTAGTGCATTTGGTGTAAATGAAATGTTTGGTGGAATTGTTGGTGCAGCTATTGCATGGGGCGTAAAACGCGCTGTATTTTCAAACGTTGCTGGTGTCGGAGAAGCGACGTATAGTTCGGCGGCTGCTGAAGTATCGCATCCTGCAAAACAAGGATTAGTTCAAGCGTTTTCCGTATATATCGATACAATTGTCGTATGTACAGCGACAGCTCTTATGATTTTAATAACAGGTATGTATAATGTTATACCTGAAGGGAAAACCGCTATTGTACAAAATATAGGAAATGTGGAAGCTGGTCCAATTTATACACAACAAGCAGTTGAAACTGTGATAACAGGGTTTGGTCCAATATTTATTTCAATTGCGATTTTCTTTTTTGCATTTACAACGTTACTCGCTTATTACTATATCGCTGAAACGACACTTACTTATTTAGATCGTCAATTGAAGTATGGCTGGTTAAAACCAGTTTTAAAATTTGGATTTTTAATTATGGTTTACATCGGTAGTGTTGAATCAGCGTCGCTTTTATGGAATCTCGGAGATTTAGGAATCGGTAGTATGGCATGGTTAAACTTAATCGCGATTCTATTATTAAGTAAAATCGCATTAAAAGTGTTAAAAGACTATGAAAGGCAGAAAAAAGAAGGGAAAGATCCAGTATTTAATCCTAAAAATGTGGGGATTGAAGGATTAACATTTTGGGAAGAAAGAAGTAAAGAGGTTGAAAGAAAAAGTTCTAGAGAAAAAGTTATTGTAGATGATAATTTAAAATTATAA
- a CDS encoding aldehyde dehydrogenase family protein, translating to MLKTNIELKPKVEAFLNEEIKMFINGEFVAAIGGKTFETYNPATEDVLAVVCEAQEEDIDAAVKAARSAFESGPWAEMTTAERAHLIYKLADLIEEHREELAQLEALDNGKPYQVALDDDISATVENYRYYAGWATKIIGQTIPISKDYLNYTRHEPVGVVGQIIPWNFPLVMSSWKMGAALATGCTIVLKPAEQTPLSLLYTAKLFKEAGFPNGVVNFVPGFGPEAGAAIVNHHDIDKVAFTGSTVTGKYIMRQSAEMIKHVTLELGGKSPNIILEDADLEEAINGAFQGIMYNHGQNCSAGSRVFVHRKHYETVVDALVKMANNVKLGAGMEKGTEMGPLVSKKQQERVLHYIEQGKKEGATVAAGGERALEKGYFVKPTVFTDVTDDMTIVKEEIFGPVVVVLPFDSTEEVIERANNSSYGLAAGVWTQNIKTGHQVANKLKAGTVWINDYNLENAAAPFGGYKQSGIGRELGSYALDNYTEVKSVWVNIK from the coding sequence GTGTTAAAGACAAATATTGAGCTGAAACCAAAAGTGGAAGCGTTCTTAAATGAAGAAATTAAAATGTTTATTAATGGCGAATTTGTTGCTGCTATTGGGGGAAAGACGTTTGAAACGTATAATCCGGCTACAGAAGATGTTCTAGCTGTCGTATGTGAAGCGCAAGAAGAGGATATTGATGCTGCAGTAAAAGCGGCAAGATCTGCATTTGAATCCGGTCCGTGGGCAGAAATGACTACTGCTGAAAGAGCGCATCTTATTTATAAATTAGCAGATTTAATTGAAGAACATAGAGAAGAATTAGCGCAACTAGAAGCTTTAGATAATGGAAAGCCATATCAAGTAGCACTTGATGATGATATTTCAGCAACTGTAGAAAATTATCGTTATTACGCAGGATGGGCTACAAAAATTATTGGGCAAACAATCCCAATTTCAAAAGATTACTTAAATTACACGAGACATGAACCTGTAGGTGTTGTAGGTCAGATTATTCCGTGGAATTTTCCGCTCGTTATGTCTTCTTGGAAAATGGGAGCTGCACTGGCGACAGGTTGTACGATCGTATTAAAGCCAGCAGAGCAAACGCCTTTATCTTTACTATATACAGCAAAACTTTTTAAAGAGGCTGGATTTCCAAACGGTGTTGTAAACTTTGTACCAGGCTTTGGTCCTGAAGCAGGAGCAGCAATTGTAAATCATCATGACATTGATAAAGTTGCTTTTACAGGATCTACTGTTACAGGAAAGTATATTATGCGTCAGTCTGCAGAAATGATTAAGCATGTAACGTTAGAGCTTGGCGGCAAATCACCAAATATCATTTTAGAAGATGCGGACTTGGAAGAAGCAATTAATGGTGCATTCCAAGGTATTATGTATAATCACGGTCAAAATTGTAGCGCAGGATCACGTGTATTTGTTCATCGTAAACATTATGAAACTGTAGTAGATGCACTTGTGAAAATGGCGAACAACGTAAAACTTGGAGCAGGTATGGAGAAAGGAACGGAAATGGGTCCACTCGTATCTAAGAAACAACAAGAGCGTGTGTTACATTACATTGAGCAAGGGAAGAAAGAAGGCGCTACAGTTGCGGCTGGTGGTGAACGTGCACTTGAAAAGGGTTATTTCGTTAAGCCAACTGTATTCACAGATGTTACAGACGATATGACAATCGTTAAGGAAGAAATATTTGGACCAGTTGTTGTTGTTCTGCCATTTGATTCGACAGAAGAAGTAATTGAACGAGCGAACAACTCATCCTATGGCCTTGCTGCGGGTGTATGGACGCAAAATATCAAAACGGGTCATCAAGTGGCAAATAAATTAAAAGCAGGAACAGTGTGGATTAATGATTATAACTTAGAAAATGCAGCTGCACCATTTGGTGGATACAAACAATCTGGTATTGGCCGCGAATTAGGTTCATATGCGCTTGATAATTATACAGAAGTGAAAAGTGTTTGGGTAAATATAAAGTAA
- the dapA gene encoding 4-hydroxy-tetrahydrodipicolinate synthase codes for MQKIKGAFPVLITPMDEFQEINWDGVKQNVNYFIEQKVAGIIINGSTGEFVSLSKEERFKMVETVLKEIDGRIPVIVGTAAETTKETIEYTKHAEAHGADCALIINSYYCKPKEEEIYFHFKEISNSVNIPIMLYNNPFTSGVDMSTELMLRIGKECENVTHIKESSGDIRKVRDLVRQSEGAFQVFCGSEDLVMESYLVGASGWVSVAGNIVPGLVTKMYEHFQNGELEKAWEINDAILPLCEFLEGSGKYVQIVKRSMELHGQAGGPSRYPRLGLTADEDQKLQMILSNIAAHAAV; via the coding sequence ATGCAAAAAATTAAAGGGGCATTTCCAGTATTAATAACACCGATGGATGAATTTCAGGAAATTAATTGGGATGGGGTAAAACAAAATGTAAATTACTTTATCGAACAAAAGGTTGCAGGTATTATCATTAATGGAAGTACAGGAGAGTTTGTAAGTTTATCAAAAGAAGAACGATTTAAAATGGTAGAAACTGTGTTGAAAGAAATTGATGGCCGTATTCCTGTCATTGTTGGAACTGCAGCAGAGACCACAAAAGAAACAATTGAATATACGAAACATGCAGAAGCGCACGGAGCGGATTGTGCATTAATTATAAACTCTTACTATTGTAAACCGAAGGAAGAGGAGATTTATTTTCATTTTAAAGAAATCTCAAACTCTGTAAATATACCAATTATGCTATACAATAACCCATTTACTTCTGGTGTCGATATGAGTACAGAGCTAATGCTCCGTATTGGAAAAGAGTGTGAAAATGTTACACATATTAAAGAATCTAGCGGAGATATTCGAAAAGTAAGAGATTTAGTAAGACAAAGTGAAGGGGCTTTCCAAGTCTTCTGTGGTTCTGAAGATTTAGTTATGGAATCATATTTAGTTGGTGCCTCGGGATGGGTTTCAGTAGCAGGAAATATCGTTCCCGGTCTCGTTACAAAAATGTATGAGCATTTTCAAAATGGTGAATTAGAAAAGGCGTGGGAAATAAACGATGCTATTTTACCACTTTGCGAGTTTCTTGAAGGATCAGGGAAATATGTTCAAATCGTTAAACGTTCTATGGAATTACATGGGCAAGCCGGAGGACCTTCTCGCTATCCAAGACTAGGGTTAACTGCTGACGAAGATCAAAAGCTTCAAATGATTTTATCAAATATTGCAGCTCATGCAGCTGTTTAA
- a CDS encoding proline racemase family protein, which translates to MNIQKMYTAVDVHVNGEAFRVMKDVPCKYYYSLEQLNEQFSGELAEEMKLLLNEPRGFIGLNGCIVVPSIHNEVDAAVLFFNHEGSIPLHYGGIVAVITMLLESGYLKKRESNQYKIETLSGIFLVHAYVENDEVISVSFESKLCYLIEENLQVGNVSYSLIQADKVYAVVEKGAYSPEIRVENISELKRWGEATLQAIQKQSLIKRLILVDPSQKEKNHIKSITFHEDNFIVRSPGFVSTIVSYVHALFKNDYMADKPFKNESIFNSFITVEKVKKEELGYIFRFESRGFITGMQTFLLDPTDPFPAGFLLK; encoded by the coding sequence ATGAACATTCAAAAAATGTATACAGCAGTAGACGTACATGTAAATGGCGAGGCATTTCGTGTAATGAAAGACGTACCGTGCAAATACTACTACAGTTTGGAGCAATTAAATGAACAATTTTCAGGTGAATTAGCAGAAGAGATGAAGCTTTTATTAAATGAACCACGTGGTTTTATCGGTTTGAATGGGTGTATTGTCGTTCCATCTATCCATAATGAAGTGGATGCAGCTGTATTATTTTTTAATCATGAAGGTTCGATTCCGCTTCATTATGGGGGCATTGTTGCGGTAATAACGATGTTACTCGAAAGTGGGTATTTAAAAAAGAGAGAGTCCAATCAATACAAAATTGAAACGTTATCTGGAATATTTTTAGTTCATGCGTATGTAGAGAATGATGAAGTTATATCTGTTTCGTTTGAAAGCAAACTTTGCTATTTGATTGAGGAAAATTTACAGGTTGGTAATGTAAGTTATTCTCTCATACAAGCAGATAAAGTATATGCAGTTGTAGAAAAAGGTGCGTATTCGCCAGAAATTCGTGTTGAAAACATTTCAGAATTGAAAAGATGGGGAGAAGCTACACTGCAGGCTATACAAAAACAGTCGCTAATAAAAAGGCTTATTTTAGTAGATCCTTCGCAAAAAGAAAAGAACCATATAAAGTCGATTACATTTCATGAAGATAACTTTATCGTACGTTCGCCAGGTTTTGTTTCTACTATCGTTTCCTATGTTCATGCATTATTTAAAAATGATTATATGGCGGATAAACCTTTTAAAAATGAAAGTATATTTAATAGTTTTATAACTGTGGAAAAAGTGAAGAAGGAGGAACTAGGATACATTTTCCGTTTTGAAAGTAGAGGATTTATTACAGGGATGCAGACGTTTCTATTAGACCCTACGGATCCGTTTCCGGCAGGATTCTTATTAAAATAA
- a CDS encoding proline racemase family protein — MRSQRVFTTIDTHTGGNPTRTLISGLPKLIGETMAEKMLHMKKEYDWIRKLLMNEPRGHDVMSGALLTDPCHPEADIGVIYIETGGYLPMCGHDTIGVCTALVESGLIPVVEPITSLKLDTPAGLVEVDIAVQDGKAKEVSFCNIPAFLLKNITVQVKDIGTIEADIAYGGNFYAIIDAKSVGLELIPENASTIIDKAIHIRNTINEKFEIIHPEYSFIRGLTHVEFYTDATHECAHVKNTVIVPPGGIDRSPCGTGTSAKLAVLYAQKEIKIGEEFIHESIVGSLFKGYVVNTTHVENIEAVITKITGSAWLMGMHKFFYNEMDPLKEGFLLIPPMEHETEDIK; from the coding sequence ATGAGGTCACAAAGAGTCTTTACGACGATTGATACACACACAGGTGGGAATCCAACGAGGACATTAATTAGTGGACTTCCAAAGTTGATTGGAGAGACGATGGCAGAGAAGATGTTACATATGAAAAAGGAGTATGATTGGATTCGAAAATTGTTAATGAATGAACCGCGTGGTCATGATGTAATGTCAGGAGCATTATTAACAGACCCGTGTCATCCTGAGGCTGATATAGGTGTTATATACATAGAGACAGGTGGATATTTACCGATGTGTGGTCACGATACAATCGGTGTATGTACAGCGTTAGTTGAATCAGGTTTAATTCCGGTAGTTGAACCGATTACTTCTTTAAAACTAGATACACCGGCTGGCTTAGTGGAAGTAGATATTGCTGTTCAAGATGGAAAAGCAAAAGAAGTATCTTTCTGTAACATACCAGCTTTTTTATTGAAAAATATTACTGTACAAGTGAAAGACATTGGGACTATAGAGGCTGATATTGCGTATGGAGGGAATTTTTATGCCATTATTGATGCGAAGTCAGTAGGCCTAGAATTAATACCAGAAAATGCATCTACAATCATCGATAAGGCGATTCATATAAGAAACACAATTAATGAGAAGTTTGAAATCATTCATCCAGAGTATTCGTTTATTAGAGGATTAACACATGTTGAATTTTATACAGATGCTACTCATGAATGTGCGCATGTGAAAAATACAGTTATTGTACCACCAGGCGGAATAGATCGATCCCCATGCGGTACAGGAACATCTGCGAAGCTAGCTGTATTATACGCTCAGAAAGAAATCAAAATTGGTGAAGAGTTCATTCATGAGAGTATCGTTGGTTCTTTATTTAAAGGATATGTCGTGAATACGACACATGTTGAAAATATTGAAGCTGTCATAACGAAAATTACGGGATCAGCTTGGCTTATGGGTATGCATAAATTTTTTTACAATGAAATGGATCCACTCAAAGAAGGATTTTTGCTAATTCCGCCGATGGAACATGAAACGGAGGATATAAAATGA
- a CDS encoding NAD(P)/FAD-dependent oxidoreductase yields MRHCDVLIIGGGIIGCSIAYYTSKYGRDVTIIEKGEFVSGTSSRCDGNILAIDKDPGFDSQMSLVSQKLVTDLSEELEHAFEYRAPGSILVCESDEEMEAAQQWVNRQKEAGLPFRMLDRQDIREESPFFADDLLGGLECATDSTVNPYLLAFSLLSEAQKFGAKAFKQTEVKSINIDTNGSFVVETTNGTFTAQQVVNAAGVWAPKIGQMLNVNIPIEPRKGHIIVASRQQHVGCRKVMEFGYLISKFGGKRKVDALTEKYGVALVFEPTESQNFLIGSSREFVGFHTRINNEVIKCIANRAIRFYPKMADMMVIRSYAGLRPWTEDHLPIISRVEHIPNYFIAAGHEGDGISLAAVTGKVIEELLNEKETIIPIEPLCLSRFTERVLNR; encoded by the coding sequence GTGAGGCACTGCGACGTTTTAATTATAGGTGGTGGAATAATAGGGTGTTCTATCGCTTATTACACTTCAAAATACGGAAGAGACGTAACAATCATTGAAAAAGGAGAATTTGTCAGCGGGACGTCTTCACGGTGTGATGGGAATATTTTGGCCATTGATAAAGACCCAGGGTTTGATAGTCAAATGTCTTTAGTAAGTCAAAAATTAGTAACTGATTTAAGTGAAGAATTAGAGCATGCATTTGAATATAGGGCACCAGGAAGTATTCTCGTATGTGAGTCAGACGAAGAGATGGAAGCTGCGCAGCAATGGGTAAATCGGCAAAAAGAAGCTGGATTACCGTTTCGAATGCTTGATAGGCAAGATATAAGAGAAGAGTCGCCTTTTTTTGCTGATGATTTATTAGGCGGTTTAGAATGTGCGACGGATTCAACTGTGAATCCATATCTCCTTGCATTCTCGCTTCTGTCAGAGGCACAAAAGTTTGGCGCAAAAGCTTTTAAACAGACCGAAGTAAAGAGTATAAACATAGATACGAATGGTTCATTTGTTGTAGAAACTACGAATGGAACTTTTACAGCACAACAAGTTGTAAATGCAGCGGGTGTGTGGGCTCCTAAGATTGGTCAGATGTTAAATGTAAATATACCAATTGAACCGAGAAAAGGGCATATTATTGTAGCATCAAGACAACAACACGTAGGGTGCCGTAAAGTAATGGAATTCGGTTATTTAATTTCTAAATTTGGCGGAAAACGAAAAGTAGATGCTTTAACTGAAAAATACGGGGTTGCGCTCGTATTTGAGCCTACTGAAAGTCAAAATTTCTTAATTGGAAGTAGCCGTGAATTTGTAGGGTTTCATACGAGAATAAACAATGAAGTCATTAAATGTATTGCAAATAGAGCGATTCGCTTTTATCCGAAAATGGCAGATATGATGGTAATTCGTTCTTACGCTGGTTTACGTCCGTGGACAGAAGATCATTTACCGATTATTTCACGAGTGGAACATATTCCAAATTATTTCATTGCCGCTGGGCATGAAGGGGATGGGATTAGTCTTGCAGCAGTTACTGGAAAAGTAATTGAAGAGTTATTAAATGAAAAAGAGACAATTATTCCTATTGAACCACTTTGTTTGAGTCGTTTTACAGAAAGGGTGTTAAACAGATGA
- a CDS encoding sigma-54 interaction domain-containing protein → MAFSFPTIQEFLESALINHTCSLDRIKKINERFYYLPSTTEEYNCAIIYVDDSFTALIDAFSYELAVIILNENDEPLCCITSQQMIPFLYKSYNELQSFYDTVIQTTDSSVTVIDSKEYVRTWTDGAEKIFSVNHNEIIGQPITRFFDYKDLEILQSLHDGKSIVAQFHQPRPDLFVLINSNPVYCNDEIIGAVVSETDVTNQVALNEKLFNMSHEMHRLEQEVAKYKDESDPFLAMNGKSPVIQRTIQLARKVCSVKSTVLILGESGVGKEVFAKAIHEASEAAKAPFISINCGAIPEALFESELFGYERGAFSGANSKGKKGKIELAQGGTLFLDEIGEMPLDMQVKLLRVLQERKYYRVGGEKEINIDFRIIAATNRDLQEEMRKGTFREDLYYRLNVVSLHIPPLRERREDIIELTYSFLNDFSINYNRPIRDLPSSIMHELLHYNWPGNIRELRNVVERLVVFATDGIIKQEYLPFHTTETLDNHTAHSLLLSNNNTILSLQEEMDEHEKKVIERALRILNGNKLECAKQLGVTRATLYNRLKKLGLQ, encoded by the coding sequence ATGGCATTTTCATTTCCGACTATACAAGAATTTTTGGAAAGCGCTTTAATCAATCATACATGTAGCCTTGATCGCATTAAGAAAATAAACGAAAGGTTTTATTATCTCCCTTCTACTACAGAAGAATATAATTGCGCAATTATTTATGTAGATGACTCATTCACTGCATTAATTGACGCTTTTTCTTATGAATTAGCTGTTATCATCCTTAATGAAAACGATGAGCCGCTATGCTGTATAACTTCTCAGCAAATGATTCCATTTCTTTATAAGTCCTACAATGAACTACAGTCATTTTATGACACTGTAATACAAACAACTGACTCTTCTGTTACAGTCATTGATAGTAAAGAATACGTTCGAACTTGGACAGATGGCGCTGAAAAAATATTTTCAGTCAATCATAATGAGATTATTGGGCAACCGATTACTCGTTTTTTTGATTATAAAGACTTGGAAATTTTACAATCTTTACATGATGGAAAAAGCATAGTCGCTCAGTTCCATCAGCCTCGTCCCGATTTATTCGTATTAATTAATTCAAATCCAGTTTATTGTAATGATGAAATTATAGGAGCAGTCGTTTCAGAAACAGATGTTACAAATCAAGTCGCTTTAAATGAAAAACTATTTAATATGTCACATGAAATGCACCGTTTAGAACAAGAAGTGGCAAAGTATAAAGATGAATCCGATCCATTCCTTGCGATGAATGGGAAAAGTCCTGTTATACAAAGAACGATACAATTAGCTAGAAAAGTTTGTTCGGTAAAATCAACTGTTTTAATACTTGGGGAAAGCGGAGTTGGAAAAGAAGTATTTGCGAAAGCAATTCATGAAGCAAGTGAGGCAGCGAAGGCGCCTTTCATTTCGATTAACTGCGGGGCAATTCCAGAAGCGTTATTTGAAAGTGAATTATTTGGTTACGAGCGTGGGGCGTTTTCTGGAGCAAATAGTAAAGGAAAAAAAGGGAAAATTGAACTCGCGCAAGGCGGTACTTTATTTCTTGATGAAATAGGTGAAATGCCACTTGATATGCAAGTAAAACTGTTACGTGTACTGCAAGAGCGAAAGTATTACCGAGTTGGTGGTGAAAAAGAAATTAATATTGATTTCCGCATTATCGCTGCTACAAATCGTGATTTACAAGAAGAAATGAGAAAAGGAACTTTCCGAGAAGATTTATATTACCGCTTAAATGTAGTTAGCTTGCATATTCCACCGCTGCGCGAAAGACGCGAGGATATTATTGAATTAACTTATTCTTTCTTAAATGATTTTTCAATCAACTATAACCGACCAATTCGTGATCTACCTTCAAGCATTATGCATGAACTGCTTCATTACAATTGGCCAGGTAATATTCGCGAACTTCGAAACGTTGTTGAACGGCTTGTGGTATTCGCAACAGACGGAATTATAAAACAAGAATATCTACCATTTCATACGACTGAAACTTTAGACAACCATACAGCTCATTCCCTATTACTCAGCAACAATAATACAATCCTTTCTTTACAAGAAGAGATGGATGAGCATGAGAAAAAAGTTATTGAAAGGGCTTTACGAATTTTAAATGGGAATAAATTAGAATGCGCAAAACAACTTGGCGTAACAAGGGCTACTTTATATAACCGTTTAAAGAAACTTGGACTTCAATAA
- a CDS encoding (2Fe-2S)-binding protein produces MTNKNNLIVCRCEEVTYGQLQSTIAEYNCSARELKLRTRAGMGFCGGRTCRIMIDRMIENANPDVNLNELPLKYQPPIRAVTFGSVGESK; encoded by the coding sequence ATGACAAATAAAAACAACTTAATCGTTTGTCGTTGTGAAGAGGTTACATATGGGCAACTTCAATCGACAATTGCTGAATATAACTGCTCGGCAAGAGAATTAAAACTAAGAACACGTGCTGGCATGGGATTTTGCGGTGGGCGCACATGCAGAATAATGATAGATCGAATGATTGAAAATGCGAATCCTGACGTAAATCTTAATGAACTACCGTTAAAATATCAACCACCAATACGTGCAGTTACTTTTGGATCAGTAGGTGAAAGTAAATGA
- a CDS encoding (2Fe-2S)-binding protein produces the protein MSRITHHPILGTLQSSERITFQFNGHQYEAYEHETIAAALLANGIRTLRVHEDSGTPRGIYCNIGHCSECRVTVNNQTNVRACLTVVEENMVVESGKQHPNIVREMVKKR, from the coding sequence ATGAGTAGAATTACACATCACCCTATTTTAGGTACTTTACAAAGTAGTGAGCGTATTACCTTTCAATTTAACGGTCATCAATACGAAGCATATGAACATGAAACGATAGCTGCTGCCCTGTTAGCAAATGGAATAAGGACATTAAGAGTTCATGAAGATAGCGGAACACCGCGAGGTATTTATTGTAATATCGGGCACTGTTCCGAATGCCGCGTGACAGTAAATAATCAAACAAATGTACGCGCATGCTTAACTGTTGTAGAAGAAAACATGGTTGTTGAAAGCGGGAAACAGCATCCGAATATCGTGAGAGAGATGGTGAAAAAGCGATGA
- a CDS encoding NAD(P)/FAD-dependent oxidoreductase, whose amino-acid sequence MSDVIIIGAGPAGLSASISCARFGLKVLVIDEFMKPGGRLLGQLHQEPTGEWWNGIEESKRLHEEAESLSVHIRCGVSVYNLDKDENNWFVHTNIGTLEAPFVLLATGAAEYSIPLPGWTLPGVMSIGAAQVMTNVHRVQVGKKGIIIGANILSFAILSELQLAGITVDHIVLPEKSELSQKAGEPEEVLNSLLNAAHLAPSAFLRIGSHFMKFDWIRKAGLTFYPNNGMKINGTPLHLRKAALEIIGTDQVEGVRIANIDSKGNVINGTEKIYEADFVCIFGGLYPLAELAAVAGCPFHYISELGGHVPLHSEAMETPLPGLFVAGNITGIESGKIAMAQGTVAGLSIAKYASKKPDIVDQQLSHAIQNVHSVRQKATIQFNPMLDIGRRKMNEIWRDYSSTYAHTKKSC is encoded by the coding sequence ATGAGTGATGTAATTATTATAGGTGCAGGGCCAGCGGGATTATCTGCTTCTATCTCTTGTGCTCGTTTCGGACTAAAAGTGCTCGTTATTGATGAATTTATGAAGCCGGGCGGGAGATTGTTAGGACAGTTGCATCAAGAGCCTACTGGAGAATGGTGGAACGGAATAGAAGAATCGAAGCGACTTCATGAAGAAGCAGAATCACTTTCAGTACATATCAGGTGCGGTGTTTCGGTCTATAATTTAGATAAAGATGAAAACAATTGGTTTGTACATACTAATATCGGTACGTTAGAAGCACCTTTCGTACTACTTGCTACTGGAGCTGCGGAATATTCTATTCCCCTTCCTGGCTGGACACTTCCAGGAGTGATGTCAATTGGAGCAGCTCAAGTTATGACAAATGTTCATCGCGTGCAAGTTGGAAAAAAAGGAATTATTATTGGTGCTAACATTTTGTCTTTCGCCATTTTAAGTGAATTGCAATTAGCGGGAATTACAGTGGATCATATTGTACTCCCTGAGAAAAGCGAGTTAAGTCAAAAAGCTGGTGAACCTGAAGAAGTTTTAAACTCTCTTTTAAATGCAGCTCACCTCGCTCCTTCTGCTTTCTTGCGAATAGGTAGCCACTTTATGAAATTCGATTGGATTCGAAAAGCTGGATTAACATTCTATCCAAACAACGGAATGAAAATAAACGGAACGCCACTTCACCTTCGGAAAGCAGCTCTTGAAATTATCGGAACAGATCAAGTTGAAGGTGTACGTATTGCTAATATTGACTCTAAAGGAAATGTTATTAATGGAACAGAGAAAATATACGAAGCAGATTTTGTATGTATTTTCGGGGGATTATACCCACTTGCCGAACTTGCAGCTGTAGCTGGTTGTCCCTTCCATTACATTTCAGAATTAGGTGGACACGTTCCTCTCCATTCTGAAGCAATGGAAACCCCTCTTCCCGGTTTATTTGTAGCCGGCAATATTACAGGCATTGAAAGCGGAAAAATTGCGATGGCGCAAGGAACAGTTGCAGGTCTATCTATTGCTAAATATGCAAGTAAAAAACCTGATATAGTCGACCAACAATTATCTCACGCCATTCAAAACGTTCACTCTGTTCGTCAAAAAGCTACAATTCAGTTTAATCCTATGCTAGATATCGGTAGACGAAAAATGAATGAAATTTGGCGTGATTATTCTTCTACATATGCACATACTAAAAAGAGCTGTTGA